In Trichomycterus rosablanca isolate fTriRos1 chromosome 4, fTriRos1.hap1, whole genome shotgun sequence, one DNA window encodes the following:
- the LOC134312513 gene encoding E3 ubiquitin-protein ligase TRIM39-like, translating into MASSSSFLCEDQLQCSICLDVFTDPVSTPCGHNFCMICIKKYWDTSSTCQCPVCKESFFKRPDLRVNTFISGLALEFKKSVQVKSSSAAEQLPSKPKNVNCAFCTREKSLRSCLDCGVSYCNTHPMPHRTVAKLKRHKLIDHVENLEDYICQKQEKHLKMFCRHDQMCVCQKNLRKTQAEVQQMIVEHLNKIKKIKLSVELNQKNTEKEKADSMKVFRSLMSCIERNQAELFKVIEEKQRAAEHQAEEFIKDLKQEIVELKRKNAELEQISKTEDHLHRLQIHPSLCSPPPTKNWTDTKINPHLNVETLRRALSQLQETLNMEMEKIVEIELKKIQKHAVNVTLDPDTAHPKLILSEDGTQVQHGDNRQNLPDNPKRFNHCVNVLGKQRFSSGRFYYEVQVSQKTDWTLGVAKESINRRGMITLTPETGYWCMWLRNKTEYMACDYPRVLLTLKQAPQKVGVFVDYEEGLVSFYDVDARSHIYSFTDQSFTEKLYPYFSPCNHKEGKNSAPLVIKPTLHRIQNYCL; encoded by the exons ATGGCTTCCTCCAGCAGTTTCCTCTGTGAAGATCAGCTCCAGTGCTCCATCTGTTTGGATGTGTTCACTGATCCAGTCTCTACTCCATGTGGACACAACTTCTGCATGATCTGTATCAAAAAATACTGGGACACTAGTTCAACATGCCAGTGTCCAGTTTGTAAGGAGAGCTTCTTTAAAAGGCCTGATCTTCGTGTAAATACTTTCATCTCTGGACTGGCTCTTGAGTTTAAGAAATCAGTTCAGGTgaaatccagcagcgctgcagaaCAACTTCCGTCCAAACCGAAAAATGTCAATTGTGCTTTCTGCACTAGAGAAAAGTCTCTGAGGTCCTGTCTGGATTGTGGAGTTTCTTACTGTAACACTCATCCGATGCCTCATAGAACTGTAGCTAAACTCAAGAGGCACAAACTGATCGATCATGTGGAGAACCTGGAGGATTACATCTGccagaaacaagaaaaacaTCTGAAGATGTTCTGTAGACATGACCAGATGTGTGTATGCCAG AAAAACCTGAGGAAGACACAGGCAGAAGTTCAGCAAATGATAGTGGAgcatctaaataaaataaagaaaattaaactCTCTGTAGAACTTAATCAG aaaaacacagagaaggAGAAAGCCGACAGTATGAAGGTGTTCAGATCTCTGATGAGCTGCATTGAGAGAAACCAGGCTGAGCTGTTTAAAGTGATTGAAGAGAAGCAGAGAGCAGCAGAGCATCAGGCTGAAGAGTTCATTAAAGATTTAAAACAGGAAATTGTTGAACTAAAGAGGAAAAATGCAGAGCTGGAGCAGATCTCCAAAACTGAGGATCATCTCCACCGTCTACAG ATTCACCCATCCCTGTGCAGTCCTCCACCCACCAAGAACTGGACTGATACCAAGATTAATCCTCATCTGAATGTGGAGACTCTGAGGAGAGCTCTGTCTCAGCTTCAGGAAACTCTCAACATGGAAATGGAGAAGATTGTTGAGATTG AACTGAAGAAAATTCAGAAACATGCAG TGAACGTGACTCTGGATCCTGATACAGCTCATCCTAAACTCATCCTGTCTGAAGATGGAACACAAGTACAGCATGGAGACAACAGACAGAATCTCCCTGATAATCCAAAGAGGTTTAATCATTGTGTTAATGTGCTGGGAAAGCAGCGATTCTCTTCAGGACGATTTTACTATGAGGTGCAGGTCAGCCAGAAAACTGACTGGACTTTAGGAGTGGCCAAAGAGTCCATTAACAGGAGAGGGATGATTACACTCACACCTGAGACTGGATACTGGTGTATGTGGTTAAGGAATAAGACTGAATATATGGCTTGTGATTATCCCCGGGTTCTCCTCACACTGAAACAGGCTCCTCAGAAGGTGGGGGTGTTTGTGGATTACGAGGAGGGTTTGGTCTCTTTCTATGACGTAGATGCCAGGTCTCATATCTACAGTTTTACTGATCAGTCTTTTACTGAGAAACTCTATCCGTACTTTAGTCCCTGTAATCATAAGGAAGGTAAAAATTCAGCACCACTGGTCATCAAACCTACTCTTCACAGAATCCAAaattactgtttataa